In one uncultured Devosia sp. genomic region, the following are encoded:
- the cysP gene encoding thiosulfate ABC transporter substrate-binding protein CysP has product MNKLFATAAAVLAFGSAPAFAQPTDILNASYDIAREVFAAENAAYAASGATVTVNQSHAGSSAQARAILEGLAADVVTFNQVTDVDKLVEGGFVSEDWQSEFPNNAAPFYSFPAFLVRAGNPKQISDWGDLAAEGVQVIFPNPKTSGNGRYTYLAARAWATEEYAGDEAQIEEFLTKLFANVPVFETGGRAATTAFTERQLGDVLVTFEAEVLAVRQQLGEDNYDAVIPSVSFLSEFPVAIVDKVVDQRGSRELAKAYLDFLFTPEGQEVAAANFHRPQDETVAAAHAETFPDIRLVTVEDAFGGWEQVSTEHFADGGLLDKVFVNQ; this is encoded by the coding sequence ATGAACAAGCTTTTCGCCACCGCCGCAGCAGTTCTGGCCTTCGGTAGCGCCCCGGCCTTCGCCCAGCCCACCGATATCCTCAACGCCTCCTATGACATCGCGCGCGAAGTCTTCGCCGCCGAGAACGCGGCCTATGCCGCCTCGGGCGCCACCGTCACGGTCAACCAGTCCCACGCCGGCTCCTCCGCTCAGGCCCGCGCCATTCTCGAAGGCCTCGCCGCCGATGTGGTGACCTTCAATCAGGTGACCGACGTCGACAAGCTGGTCGAAGGCGGCTTCGTCTCCGAAGACTGGCAGTCCGAATTCCCCAACAATGCCGCGCCCTTCTATTCCTTCCCGGCCTTCCTCGTCCGCGCCGGCAATCCCAAGCAGATTTCCGACTGGGGTGATCTCGCCGCCGAAGGCGTCCAGGTGATCTTCCCGAACCCGAAAACCTCCGGCAACGGCCGCTACACCTATCTGGCCGCCCGCGCCTGGGCCACCGAGGAATATGCCGGCGACGAGGCCCAGATCGAGGAATTCCTGACCAAGCTCTTTGCCAATGTCCCGGTTTTCGAGACCGGCGGCCGCGCCGCCACCACCGCTTTTACCGAGCGCCAGCTCGGCGACGTGCTGGTGACCTTCGAGGCCGAAGTGCTCGCTGTCCGCCAGCAGCTGGGCGAAGACAACTATGATGCCGTCATCCCCTCGGTTAGCTTCCTGTCCGAATTCCCCGTCGCCATCGTGGACAAGGTCGTCGACCAGCGGGGCAGCCGCGAGCTCGCCAAGGCCTATCTCGATTTCCTCTTCACCCCTGAAGGCCAGGAAGTCGCTGCCGCCAACTTCCACCGCCCGCAGGACGAAACCGTCGCTGCTGCCCACGCCGAAACCTTCCCCGACATCCGCCTCGTAACCGTCGAAGACGCCTTTGGCGGCTGGGAACAGGTCTCCACCGAGCACTTCGCCGACGGCGGCCTGCTCGACAAGGTTTTCGTGAACCAATAA
- the cysT gene encoding sulfate ABC transporter permease subunit CysT — protein MAKKPGKHLLPGFGLTLGISMLYLTIIVVLPLLAMLLKVAGMGFEDFWRIVASNRSLAAYRITFSSAFIATLINGALGLLLAWVLTRYSFPGKRILDALVDLPFALPTAVAGLVLVTLFAPTGWYGQFLEPNGFKINYTQAGIIVAMTFTSIPFVVRTVQPVLEEMQGELEEAARTLGATPWQVFARVIWPTILPAFMAGCVLSFARSLGEFGAVVFIAGNLPGLTEIVSLLIFIRLDEYNYEGAAALAFVLLVAAFVTLLLTNALQAWQVRYADRSR, from the coding sequence ATGGCGAAAAAACCCGGCAAACATCTCCTGCCCGGCTTCGGGCTGACGCTGGGCATTTCCATGCTCTACCTGACTATCATCGTGGTCCTGCCGCTGCTCGCCATGCTGCTCAAGGTCGCCGGCATGGGCTTCGAGGATTTCTGGCGCATTGTCGCCTCCAATCGCTCGCTTGCCGCCTATCGCATCACCTTCAGCTCGGCCTTCATCGCCACCCTGATCAACGGCGCCCTCGGCCTGCTGCTCGCCTGGGTGCTGACCCGCTACAGCTTTCCCGGCAAGCGCATTCTCGATGCCCTGGTCGACCTGCCCTTTGCCCTGCCCACCGCCGTGGCCGGCCTCGTCCTCGTGACGCTCTTTGCCCCCACCGGCTGGTATGGCCAGTTCCTTGAGCCCAATGGCTTCAAGATCAACTACACCCAGGCCGGCATCATCGTCGCCATGACCTTCACCTCCATTCCCTTCGTCGTCCGCACCGTCCAGCCGGTGCTCGAGGAAATGCAGGGCGAGCTGGAGGAAGCCGCGCGCACCTTGGGCGCCACGCCATGGCAGGTCTTTGCCCGCGTCATCTGGCCCACCATCCTGCCTGCCTTCATGGCCGGCTGCGTGCTCTCCTTCGCCCGCTCGCTGGGCGAATTCGGCGCCGTCGTCTTTATCGCCGGCAACCTGCCGGGCCTGACCGAAATCGTCTCGCTGCTGATCTTCATCCGCCTCGACGAATATAACTACGAAGGCGCCGCTGCCCTCGCCTTCGTCCTGCTCGTCGCCGCCTTCGTCACCCTGCTCCTGACCAATGCCCTCCAGGCCTGGCAGGTCCGCTACGCCGATCGGAGCCGCTGA
- the cysW gene encoding sulfate ABC transporter permease subunit CysW, translated as MSTTVARRSSAQVWLIALAVFFAAILLVVPLAVIFAFALREGIGTYLANILEPTTVHAIGLTVLTAVVVVPINIVVGVAIAWLVTRFKFPGRQVLITLIELPAAVSPIVAGTVYLFLYGGQGLLGPVLQGAGIQLMFTVWAIFLVSLFVTAPFVARELIPLMQQQGTEDEEAALSLGANGWQMFFHVTLPNIRWAILYGAILTNARVIGEFGAVSVVSGSIRGQTNTLPLQINQLFNDFNVTGAFAAASTLAFMAVLTLVLKSTLEARGGWR; from the coding sequence ATGAGCACCACAGTGGCAAGGCGCTCCTCCGCCCAGGTCTGGCTCATCGCCCTCGCCGTCTTCTTCGCGGCCATTCTGCTGGTCGTGCCCCTGGCGGTAATCTTCGCCTTCGCCCTGCGCGAGGGCATCGGCACCTATCTCGCCAATATCCTTGAACCCACCACCGTCCACGCTATCGGCCTCACCGTCCTGACTGCGGTGGTCGTCGTGCCGATCAATATCGTGGTCGGCGTGGCCATTGCCTGGCTGGTCACCCGCTTCAAATTCCCCGGCCGTCAGGTGCTGATCACCCTGATCGAGCTGCCCGCAGCCGTCAGCCCCATTGTCGCCGGCACGGTCTATCTCTTCCTCTACGGCGGTCAGGGCCTGCTCGGCCCCGTGCTTCAGGGCGCTGGCATCCAGCTGATGTTCACCGTCTGGGCCATCTTCCTCGTCAGCCTATTCGTGACGGCGCCTTTTGTCGCTCGCGAGCTCATTCCGCTGATGCAGCAGCAGGGCACCGAGGACGAGGAAGCCGCGCTATCGCTGGGCGCCAACGGCTGGCAGATGTTCTTTCACGTGACGCTGCCCAATATCCGCTGGGCCATTCTTTATGGCGCCATCCTCACCAATGCCCGCGTCATAGGCGAATTCGGCGCCGTCTCGGTGGTCTCCGGCTCGATCCGCGGCCAGACCAATACCCTGCCACTGCAGATCAACCAGCTGTTCAACGATTTCAACGTCACCGGCGCCTTCGCTGCCGCCTCGACCCTGGCCTTTATGGCCGTGCTGACTCTGGTGCTGAAATCCACCCTCGAAGCCAGGGGCGGCTGGCGCTAG